In one window of Cytophagaceae bacterium ABcell3 DNA:
- a CDS encoding biopolymer transporter ExbD, which produces MPKVKVPRKSISMDMTAMCDVAFLLLTFFMLTTKFKPQEAVAVDIPSSVSEIKLPDTDIMTIAVDKDGGVYFGIDGQKPRAEMLEKMAKKYNIQFSEDEIREFALMPSFGTPVSSLKQVLHERGDARDKLQEGIPVDSMVNELKDWVYHARLVNPKIKIAIKGDKDSDYDMVARVIATLQEQNINKFNLITTMEAKPE; this is translated from the coding sequence ATGCCAAAAGTAAAAGTCCCAAGGAAAAGCATATCAATGGACATGACAGCTATGTGCGACGTAGCTTTCCTTCTACTTACCTTTTTTATGCTAACTACCAAATTTAAGCCACAAGAAGCTGTAGCTGTTGACATTCCATCGTCCGTTTCAGAGATCAAACTACCTGACACTGACATTATGACCATTGCCGTGGACAAAGATGGCGGTGTTTACTTTGGGATAGATGGCCAAAAGCCAAGGGCTGAAATGTTGGAAAAAATGGCTAAAAAGTATAACATCCAATTTTCGGAAGACGAAATTAGGGAGTTTGCATTGATGCCTTCCTTCGGGACACCGGTTTCGTCATTAAAACAAGTACTTCATGAAAGAGGAGACGCAAGGGACAAGTTGCAAGAAGGCATACCGGTAGACTCTATGGTCAACGAACTCAAAGACTGGGTATACCATGCACGACTCGTAAACCCTAAAATAAAAATTGCCATCAAAGGTGACAAAGACTCTGACTATGACATGGTAGCAAGGGTAATTGCCACACTACAGGAACAGAACATCAATAAGTTCAACCTGATCACTACCATGGAGGCAAAACCTGAATAG
- a CDS encoding MotA/TolQ/ExbB proton channel family protein, with product MDGNPDNHPVEGNWLGIIYKGGLIVPILMSFFVMVLTFSLERYLSIGKAFGKGSLDNFLRDIKTRLSLNNIPSAIDRCLAQKGSVGNVVYSVLNKYQILLNDKKLNKDQKVLAIQKEMEEAIALELPMLEKNLTVIATLASIATLVGLLGTVVGMIKAFAALATAGSPDAVALANGISEALINTALGISGSAFAIISYNYLRVK from the coding sequence GTGGACGGCAACCCAGACAACCATCCAGTAGAAGGAAACTGGCTAGGTATAATATATAAAGGAGGTCTGATCGTTCCTATATTGATGTCCTTTTTTGTTATGGTTTTAACCTTTTCTTTAGAAAGGTATTTAAGCATAGGAAAGGCATTCGGTAAAGGAAGCCTAGATAATTTTTTGAGAGATATAAAAACAAGGTTATCTTTAAACAATATTCCTTCTGCCATAGACAGATGTCTGGCTCAAAAAGGATCTGTTGGTAATGTTGTTTATTCAGTTTTGAATAAATATCAGATACTTTTGAACGATAAAAAACTAAATAAGGACCAAAAAGTGTTAGCAATTCAGAAAGAAATGGAAGAAGCAATAGCGTTAGAGCTTCCTATGCTAGAAAAAAACCTAACAGTAATTGCTACTTTAGCTTCCATTGCAACATTAGTTGGTCTACTTGGAACAGTTGTCGGTATGATCAAAGCATTTGCGGCACTTGCCACAGCGGGATCTCCAGATGCTGTAGCGCTTGCAAACGGTATATCCGAGGCGCTTATCAATACAGCGTTAGGTATCTCTGGCTCAGCATTTGCTATTATATCTTACAACTATTTACGAGTAAAATAG
- a CDS encoding biopolymer transporter ExbD: MAEVNTGEGGGKKRNKSKTKKMSTKVDMTPMVDLAFLLITFFMLTTTFNKPQTMEVNMPDKTEDNKTMDLKESKALTIILGEDNKLYWYVGLQDPKVEVSDYSSKGIRKLLQTKKSEVPDMVVVIKAMEKSRYKNMVDILDEMHISEIKRYAITDITPVDLELLEKI, encoded by the coding sequence ATGGCTGAAGTAAACACCGGTGAAGGGGGAGGGAAAAAAAGGAACAAATCAAAAACCAAAAAGATGTCAACCAAGGTGGACATGACTCCAATGGTTGACCTGGCCTTTCTCCTGATTACTTTTTTTATGTTAACGACTACATTTAACAAGCCTCAAACGATGGAGGTTAACATGCCAGACAAAACCGAAGACAATAAAACTATGGACTTAAAAGAGTCGAAAGCTCTGACCATAATACTCGGTGAAGACAACAAACTCTATTGGTATGTGGGACTTCAAGACCCTAAGGTAGAAGTCAGTGATTATTCCAGCAAAGGGATAAGAAAACTTCTTCAAACCAAGAAAAGCGAAGTACCTGACATGGTAGTTGTCATCAAGGCAATGGAGAAGTCGAGATATAAAAATATGGTGGATATACTTGATGAGATGCATATCAGTGAGATCAAAAGATATGCGATTACAGATATTACACCTGTAGACTTAGAACTTTTAGAAAAAATTTAA
- a CDS encoding energy transducer TonB — protein sequence MEKVNMVEVRLEDIPPPVESSTPPPPPKIEVPKLATVKFLPPEVKPDEEVIEDLPPTVEELAESNAGAVTQEGELTLDEIIVVDDYIEEIVEEEPEEIYTWVAEMPEFKGGDEALMRFLGDRIKYPKVAIKNNVEGDVWIEFIVNKDGSLSDFKVLRNLGHGCDEEALRVAQQMPAWKPAYQNGKPVMLKKKMRISFKFQN from the coding sequence GTGGAAAAAGTAAATATGGTAGAGGTAAGACTAGAAGACATACCTCCTCCCGTGGAGTCCTCTACTCCACCACCGCCACCTAAAATAGAAGTACCCAAACTTGCAACTGTAAAGTTTCTACCGCCTGAAGTAAAACCGGACGAAGAAGTGATAGAGGACTTACCGCCGACTGTTGAGGAGTTGGCTGAGTCGAATGCTGGCGCAGTAACTCAAGAAGGAGAGCTTACACTGGACGAGATTATCGTTGTAGATGATTACATTGAAGAAATTGTAGAAGAAGAGCCTGAAGAAATATACACTTGGGTAGCTGAAATGCCTGAGTTCAAAGGCGGAGATGAAGCCCTAATGCGCTTTTTGGGCGATAGGATTAAATACCCTAAAGTAGCTATAAAAAACAATGTTGAAGGTGACGTCTGGATAGAGTTTATAGTAAACAAAGACGGAAGCCTATCTGACTTTAAAGTACTTAGAAATTTAGGGCATGGCTGTGACGAAGAAGCATTAAGAGTGGCTCAGCAGATGCCTGCCTGGAAACCAGCTTATCAAAATGGAAAGCCGGTTATGCTAAAAAAGAAAATGCGTATATCTTTTAAGTTCCAAAACTAA
- a CDS encoding YraN family protein — translation MESARHIIVGKNAENMAAMFFSEKGYQIVSRNYRYRRGEIDLIVQKDNLLVFVEVKYRKSVRFGFPEEAVNSKKMELLQTTAEEFIFNRDWNGDIRFDIIAIDGNNNIAHFQDVF, via the coding sequence ATGGAATCAGCCAGACATATAATTGTCGGCAAAAACGCCGAAAATATGGCAGCTATGTTCTTTTCTGAAAAAGGATACCAGATAGTCTCCAGAAACTACCGGTATAGACGAGGAGAAATTGATTTGATTGTGCAAAAAGATAACTTGTTGGTGTTTGTTGAGGTTAAATATAGAAAAAGTGTCAGGTTTGGGTTTCCCGAAGAAGCTGTTAACAGTAAGAAAATGGAGCTACTGCAAACTACAGCCGAGGAGTTTATCTTCAATAGGGACTGGAATGGGGATATCCGTTTTGACATTATCGCTATAGATGGCAATAACAATATAGCGCATTTTCAGGATGTTTTTTAA
- a CDS encoding DUF2652 domain-containing protein: MVRTGSVEEINKAENALIFIPDISGFTGLMNNTRLSESRKIIHDLMEVIIDSVTLNLKIGDIEGDAVLFYHTGPAPSVKDITCQAQKTFYDFINVLKEKEKNPNFPPGARNLTLKFIVHYGEIITTSIKGIIKLMGSDVVLAHRILKNNIKSREYILLTEQYLETQEEKELKDAFLFSELRNGRKKYDHLGYINYKYCTLTPMRKSLDKKFTTCY, encoded by the coding sequence ATGGTGCGCACGGGTTCGGTAGAGGAAATAAACAAAGCAGAGAATGCACTGATATTTATTCCAGATATTAGCGGTTTTACAGGTCTGATGAACAACACTCGCCTCAGCGAAAGCAGAAAGATTATCCACGATTTGATGGAGGTAATCATAGACTCAGTAACACTGAACTTAAAAATCGGGGACATTGAAGGAGACGCTGTTTTGTTTTACCACACTGGTCCGGCACCATCGGTCAAAGACATTACTTGCCAAGCACAAAAAACCTTTTACGACTTCATAAACGTCCTAAAGGAAAAAGAAAAAAACCCCAACTTCCCTCCTGGTGCAAGAAACTTAACATTGAAGTTTATAGTGCATTACGGAGAAATTATCACCACAAGTATAAAAGGAATTATCAAACTCATGGGTAGCGATGTAGTTCTTGCCCACCGTATTTTAAAAAACAATATTAAAAGCCGAGAATATATCCTACTGACTGAACAGTATCTGGAAACACAAGAGGAAAAAGAGCTCAAAGATGCCTTTTTATTTTCTGAGCTGAGAAACGGAAGGAAAAAATATGACCACCTAGGTTATATCAACTACAAGTATTGCACCCTGACTCCTATGAGAAAAAGCCTCGACAAAAAATTTACTACTTGTTATTAA
- a CDS encoding mannose-6-phosphate isomerase: protein MSELYPLLFSPIFKEKIWGGNKLKSFFDKDCGNLPNCGESWEISGVEGNISIVKEGPFKGKSLAQLIEEHQERLVGNKVYKRFGTEFPLLIKFLDASEDLSIQVHPDDNLARQKHGSLGKTEMWYILQADEGARLNTGFSKQVDRKTFMEHVNNNTLEEILNYEEVKEGDVFFLPAGRIHYIGKGICLAEIQQTSDVTYRVYDFGRKDSNGNTRELHVEDAVDALDFKVYDQYKSHYEAELDRPVNIVECPYFTTNLLEAAHEQDRDYSKLDSFVIYIILDGKVELATSNGTFDFQKGDTVLLPAECDRAKLVPKDKVKMLEVYIS, encoded by the coding sequence ATGAGCGAACTTTATCCGTTACTTTTTTCTCCTATTTTTAAGGAAAAGATTTGGGGAGGCAACAAGCTTAAATCTTTCTTTGACAAAGATTGTGGAAACTTGCCTAATTGTGGGGAATCTTGGGAGATATCTGGTGTAGAAGGAAATATATCTATAGTCAAGGAGGGGCCATTTAAGGGAAAGTCGCTTGCACAGTTAATTGAGGAGCATCAGGAAAGGCTTGTAGGTAACAAAGTATACAAGCGCTTTGGTACAGAATTTCCTTTATTGATCAAGTTTTTGGATGCCAGTGAAGATTTGTCTATTCAGGTTCATCCTGATGATAACTTAGCCCGTCAAAAGCACGGCTCTTTGGGTAAAACAGAAATGTGGTATATTTTACAAGCAGATGAAGGTGCCCGTTTAAATACCGGCTTTAGTAAGCAAGTCGATAGAAAGACTTTTATGGAGCATGTCAATAATAACACGCTGGAAGAAATCCTGAATTATGAGGAGGTTAAAGAGGGTGATGTGTTTTTTCTTCCTGCTGGTCGCATTCACTATATTGGCAAAGGGATTTGTCTGGCAGAAATTCAACAGACCTCTGATGTTACCTACCGAGTCTATGATTTTGGCAGGAAAGATAGCAATGGAAACACCCGAGAGCTCCATGTTGAAGACGCTGTAGATGCGCTTGATTTTAAGGTTTATGACCAATATAAGTCGCATTATGAAGCTGAGCTAGACAGACCTGTCAACATTGTAGAATGCCCTTATTTTACAACCAACTTGCTGGAGGCAGCACATGAACAGGATAGGGACTATAGCAAGTTAGACTCTTTTGTTATTTATATCATCCTAGATGGCAAGGTAGAGTTAGCTACTTCGAATGGGACGTTTGATTTTCAAAAAGGAGATACGGTTCTCTTGCCAGCCGAATGTGATCGGGCAAAATTAGTGCCTAAGGATAAAGTGAAGATGTTGGAAGTGTATATAAGTTAA
- a CDS encoding metallophosphoesterase, which translates to MARYAISDIHGCSKSFNAVLGDLKLEKGDELFLLGDYVGKGPDSKGVLDMILDLQNNSSLKISALRGNHEQKLLDAYESRQEAEQYLQDPDNTITLESFGVKTPAETPQKCIEWLKNLGYYCETNEHILVHAGLNFDADEPLSDHHSMLYIKNFNVDPARINNKCLIHGHNPQDIMIIHQQMFGQCNRINIDGGCVYYKNPELGHLIAIDIDTKQLFAQPNIDSPYNIAIKH; encoded by the coding sequence ATGGCAAGGTATGCGATCAGTGACATTCATGGATGCAGCAAAAGCTTTAATGCTGTACTAGGTGATTTAAAATTAGAAAAAGGAGATGAGCTTTTTCTCTTGGGAGACTATGTAGGCAAAGGCCCTGACAGCAAAGGTGTTTTAGACATGATCCTTGATTTGCAAAACAACAGCTCCTTAAAAATAAGTGCATTGAGAGGAAACCATGAACAAAAATTGCTCGACGCATACGAGTCCAGACAAGAAGCGGAACAATATCTGCAAGATCCTGACAACACCATTACCTTAGAAAGTTTTGGAGTAAAAACGCCAGCAGAAACCCCTCAAAAATGCATTGAGTGGCTAAAAAACTTGGGGTATTACTGTGAAACCAATGAACACATATTGGTACATGCCGGTTTAAATTTCGATGCAGATGAACCACTTTCAGATCATCATTCTATGCTTTATATCAAAAACTTTAATGTTGACCCAGCGCGGATTAATAACAAATGCCTGATTCATGGGCACAACCCTCAGGATATTATGATCATTCACCAACAAATGTTTGGGCAATGTAACCGCATCAATATTGACGGAGGATGTGTCTATTACAAAAACCCCGAACTAGGCCACCTTATAGCCATTGACATTGACACCAAACAACTCTTTGCCCAACCAAACATAGATTCTCCTTATAATATAGCTATTAAACATTAA
- the lipB gene encoding lipoyl(octanoyl) transferase LipB, with translation MAFKNKKTIYRNLGLIDYKKAWDYQTEIFNNIIEKKIKNRKVSEEERAETENYLLFCQHPHVYTLGKSGKSEHLLITPEFLKAKNATYYHINRGGDITYHGPGQIVGYPILDLDNFFTDIHKYLRLMEEAVILTLAEYGVSSGRVEGLTGVWIDGENPAKARKICAMGVKSSRWVTMHGFAFNVYPDLEYFNYIVPCGISDKKVTSLAQEINRIPDIKETEDILLDKFTQLFEMEIVKEVQ, from the coding sequence ATGGCTTTTAAAAACAAAAAAACAATCTACCGAAACCTTGGGCTAATAGACTATAAAAAAGCTTGGGACTATCAGACCGAAATATTTAACAATATTATTGAAAAAAAAATAAAAAACCGGAAAGTTTCCGAGGAAGAAAGAGCTGAAACAGAAAACTATCTACTATTTTGCCAACATCCGCATGTTTATACTTTAGGGAAAAGTGGCAAATCAGAGCATTTGCTCATAACACCAGAATTTTTAAAAGCCAAAAATGCCACTTATTACCATATAAACCGGGGCGGAGATATCACCTACCATGGCCCAGGACAAATAGTAGGCTACCCGATCCTGGACCTCGACAACTTTTTTACAGACATTCATAAATACCTGCGCCTAATGGAGGAGGCCGTTATCTTAACCTTAGCAGAATATGGAGTAAGCTCCGGCAGAGTAGAAGGCCTAACGGGTGTATGGATAGATGGCGAGAACCCTGCAAAAGCACGTAAAATATGCGCAATGGGCGTAAAATCGAGCCGCTGGGTTACCATGCACGGGTTTGCATTCAATGTATACCCCGACCTCGAGTATTTCAACTACATCGTCCCCTGTGGAATATCAGATAAAAAAGTAACTTCACTGGCACAAGAAATAAACAGGATTCCCGATATTAAAGAAACAGAAGATATTTTACTAGATAAGTTTACTCAGTTATTTGAAATGGAAATAGTTAAAGAAGTACAATGA
- a CDS encoding DUF5706 domain-containing protein — MDSNPRGSFFEEVNEYVFELFKNQLSPEYVYHNYQHTFETVEACRKLSEGYELSEDEEEILFLAAWFHDTGYTQGFKNHEDKSASIAEHWLRGKGYPEEKIRMVVRTIMYTARKKRPQDLISQILLDADLINIGQKSFFTKSELLRAEWEKLDVLHCSDVEWEHNQLEFLLSAHFHTQYAHELFGKQLSYNIQEQRQKLQKQEKKQDKEQEVREKIKAQPKRGIETMFRSVYRNHINLSSIADNKANMMISINSLIISITLTIVGAKFSFFGASFSEDQKVIFPIISLLLTSLAAIIFAILSAKPKVTTNLESLDELNKAHTSILFFGNFTKVKLAEFETEMLDLMKNEDKLYGNMIKDLYYLGKVLKKKYRMLGVSYMSFMVGLIITVLIAIYVVIAIRRVVY, encoded by the coding sequence ATGGATAGCAATCCTAGAGGAAGTTTTTTTGAAGAGGTAAATGAATATGTTTTTGAGCTATTTAAAAATCAGCTATCGCCTGAATATGTATACCATAATTACCAACATACCTTTGAGACGGTAGAAGCTTGCAGAAAACTTTCGGAAGGTTATGAACTCTCGGAAGATGAGGAGGAAATATTGTTTCTGGCAGCTTGGTTTCATGATACTGGTTACACGCAAGGGTTCAAAAATCATGAAGACAAAAGCGCTTCTATAGCAGAACACTGGTTGAGGGGGAAAGGCTATCCTGAAGAAAAGATCCGAATGGTGGTTCGCACCATTATGTATACTGCACGCAAAAAGCGACCGCAAGACCTGATCAGCCAAATTTTATTGGATGCAGATTTGATCAATATTGGTCAGAAAAGCTTTTTCACTAAATCGGAACTGTTAAGGGCGGAATGGGAAAAGTTGGATGTGCTGCACTGTAGTGATGTTGAATGGGAACATAACCAACTAGAGTTTTTGCTTTCTGCACATTTTCATACCCAGTATGCCCATGAGCTTTTTGGGAAACAACTCTCTTATAACATACAGGAGCAGCGTCAGAAATTACAAAAGCAAGAAAAAAAGCAGGATAAGGAGCAAGAGGTACGGGAGAAAATTAAAGCCCAGCCAAAGAGGGGGATAGAAACTATGTTTAGGAGCGTCTATCGTAACCACATTAACCTTAGCTCTATTGCTGACAATAAGGCCAATATGATGATCAGTATCAATTCGCTCATCATCTCTATTACCTTAACTATCGTGGGTGCAAAGTTTTCATTTTTTGGTGCCAGCTTTAGTGAAGACCAAAAGGTTATTTTTCCTATCATTAGTCTTTTGTTGACCAGCCTGGCGGCTATTATCTTTGCTATTCTTTCTGCTAAGCCAAAAGTTACCACCAATCTTGAGTCTCTTGATGAGCTGAACAAGGCGCATACCAGTATCCTTTTTTTTGGCAATTTTACTAAAGTTAAGCTTGCTGAGTTTGAAACCGAAATGCTGGACTTGATGAAGAACGAGGACAAGCTTTATGGTAACATGATCAAAGACCTATATTATTTAGGAAAGGTCCTGAAGAAGAAGTATCGGATGTTAGGAGTTTCTTATATGTCTTTTATGGTTGGCCTAATTATTACTGTACTTATCGCAATTTATGTAGTTATAGCTATTCGTCGGGTAGTTTATTAA
- a CDS encoding 3'-5' exonuclease → MNRKNIKNILFLDIETVSCVPSYKQLNERLRPLWDKKAGFIAKNEETPEQLFQEKAAIYAEFGKVVSIGVGFFFYDQNKQLSLKVKGLSSHNEQDLLQEFSSLLTKRFNSKNLILCAHNGKEFDFPYLCRRMVVNNIKIPEPLDISGKKPWEVCHLDTLEMWKFGDKKNYTSLELLAALFNIPGSKNEMDGSMVGKHYYGTNDLSAITRYCCKDVAVTAQLYLRFKGWPTMPETQIIYIE, encoded by the coding sequence ATGAACCGTAAAAACATCAAAAATATCTTATTTCTAGATATTGAAACAGTTAGTTGTGTGCCGTCGTATAAACAACTGAATGAGCGCCTACGTCCTTTATGGGATAAAAAAGCGGGTTTTATTGCTAAAAATGAAGAAACTCCAGAACAGTTATTCCAAGAAAAAGCTGCTATTTATGCAGAGTTTGGGAAAGTGGTATCTATAGGAGTAGGCTTCTTTTTTTATGATCAAAACAAGCAATTGTCGCTTAAGGTTAAAGGTCTAAGCAGCCACAACGAACAAGACTTGCTCCAAGAGTTTAGCTCTTTACTGACAAAAAGATTTAACAGCAAGAATCTAATTTTATGTGCACACAATGGAAAAGAGTTTGACTTTCCTTACTTGTGCAGAAGAATGGTGGTAAATAATATCAAAATACCCGAGCCACTCGATATTTCGGGCAAAAAACCTTGGGAAGTGTGCCACCTGGACACATTGGAGATGTGGAAATTTGGAGACAAAAAAAATTATACATCACTAGAGCTACTTGCAGCGTTATTTAATATTCCAGGCAGTAAAAACGAAATGGACGGGAGCATGGTCGGGAAACATTATTATGGAACCAACGATTTGAGCGCCATTACCAGATACTGCTGCAAGGATGTTGCTGTTACCGCTCAACTGTATTTACGGTTTAAAGGTTGGCCTACAATGCCCGAAACCCAAATTATATATATAGAATAA
- a CDS encoding ABC transporter ATP-binding protein — MSQVNKQLEENCILQINNLQTIFRTEETIVKAVDDISFNLQKGETIGIVGESGSGKSVTSLSAMRLIPNPPGLVAGGEIWFKSSNKGVIDLTRIPEKEMHHIRGNEISMIFQEPMTSLNPVYSCGDQVMETILLHRKVSKKEAYEKTIELFNKVDLPRPEKIFKSYPHEISGGQKQRVMIAMAISCNPSILIADEPTTALDVTVQAKILDLMQNLKDETDMGIVFITHDLSVIAEIADRVIVMYQGKIVEQGDTLEIFSNPQHPYTKGLLACRPRLNLKLNVLPVVSDFMEINDSGILVEKKQYNTVVDALIRNLEFNDDPETIQDKEPHLQIKNLKTWFPQKRNLFGKVTEYVKAVDDVSFEVYPGETIGLVGESGCGKTTLGRTILRLIEPTDGEIIFEGRKINNIKSDELRALRKNMQIIFQDPYSSLNPRLTIGEAIMEPMRINKILASDFQRKKRAVELLETVNLSASQFERYPHEFSGGQRQRICIARALALNPRFIICDESVSALDVSVQAQVLNLLNDLKEKFNFTCIFISHDLSVVKFMSDRIIVMNKGKIEEIGTAEEIYANPKREYTKNLINAIPKGDLIDIKQARMKKKKFF, encoded by the coding sequence ATGTCTCAAGTCAACAAGCAATTAGAAGAAAACTGTATATTGCAGATAAACAACCTGCAAACAATTTTCCGTACTGAAGAAACTATAGTCAAAGCAGTTGACGACATAAGCTTTAACCTACAAAAAGGAGAAACCATTGGCATAGTAGGTGAATCAGGATCAGGCAAGTCGGTAACCTCCCTGTCTGCCATGCGACTCATACCAAACCCGCCAGGATTGGTAGCGGGTGGCGAAATATGGTTTAAATCTAGTAATAAGGGAGTTATAGACTTAACTAGAATACCGGAAAAGGAAATGCACCACATCAGAGGTAATGAAATTTCTATGATTTTTCAAGAGCCAATGACCTCATTAAACCCGGTTTATTCATGTGGCGACCAGGTTATGGAGACCATACTCCTCCACCGAAAGGTATCTAAAAAAGAAGCTTATGAAAAAACTATTGAGCTTTTCAACAAAGTAGACCTGCCTCGTCCGGAGAAAATATTCAAATCATATCCCCATGAAATTTCTGGAGGCCAAAAACAAAGGGTAATGATAGCCATGGCCATCTCCTGTAATCCATCAATACTAATTGCAGATGAGCCTACAACCGCACTGGACGTAACTGTACAAGCCAAAATTCTTGACCTGATGCAGAACCTAAAGGATGAAACCGATATGGGGATTGTTTTCATTACCCATGACTTGAGCGTCATTGCCGAAATTGCCGATAGGGTCATTGTCATGTACCAAGGCAAAATAGTAGAGCAAGGAGATACCCTGGAAATATTCAGCAACCCTCAACACCCTTACACCAAAGGCCTGCTCGCATGTAGGCCACGACTCAACCTAAAACTGAACGTACTGCCAGTAGTTTCCGACTTTATGGAAATAAATGACTCGGGAATTTTGGTCGAAAAAAAACAATACAATACTGTAGTAGATGCGCTTATCAGGAATCTTGAATTTAACGATGACCCTGAAACCATCCAAGACAAAGAGCCTCACCTACAAATAAAAAACTTAAAAACATGGTTTCCTCAAAAAAGAAACCTATTTGGAAAAGTTACAGAATATGTAAAAGCCGTTGACGATGTAAGCTTTGAAGTCTATCCAGGAGAAACAATAGGATTGGTAGGAGAGTCAGGCTGTGGGAAGACAACCCTTGGCAGGACAATTCTGAGGCTAATAGAACCAACGGACGGTGAAATTATTTTTGAGGGCAGAAAAATCAACAATATTAAATCTGATGAGTTAAGAGCATTGAGAAAAAACATGCAGATTATTTTTCAGGATCCATATTCCTCACTAAACCCGCGCCTGACAATCGGAGAAGCGATTATGGAGCCGATGAGGATCAATAAAATTCTAGCCTCCGATTTTCAGCGCAAAAAAAGGGCGGTTGAGTTACTAGAAACAGTAAACCTGAGCGCCAGCCAGTTTGAGCGTTACCCACACGAGTTTTCTGGTGGCCAAAGGCAAAGAATCTGCATAGCAAGGGCCTTGGCGCTCAACCCTAGGTTTATCATTTGTGACGAGTCTGTATCTGCATTGGACGTATCGGTACAGGCACAAGTATTAAATTTACTTAATGATCTAAAAGAAAAGTTTAACTTTACATGTATATTTATTTCGCATGACTTGTCTGTGGTCAAATTTATGTCAGACAGGATCATCGTAATGAATAAAGGAAAAATAGAAGAGATAGGAACAGCAGAAGAAATATATGCTAACCCGAAAAGAGAATATACAAAAAATCTTATCAACGCTATTCCTAAAGGAGACTTGATAGACATAAAACAAGCTCGAATGAAGAAAAAGAAATTTTTTTAA